A genomic region of Pirellulales bacterium contains the following coding sequences:
- a CDS encoding TatD family hydrolase, with amino-acid sequence MTLVDTHAHLDQQEFDSDRAAVIERASGAGVKHVIGVSVGLQSSLALLKLAGDFPGMHVAVGVHPNYTHEAQSGDWDQICALARQPRVVALGETGLDRYRDYAPFALQQDYFERHIRLSQETGLPFIVHARDSLPDILEMLRAARVRGPLTGVMHSYTGDIHTARECIDLGLYVSFAGMLTFKKSQELRAVATEIPADRLLVETDSPYLSPEPFRGKRNEPAHVVHTAARLAEARSTSVEVIARITTANARRLFRLPE; translated from the coding sequence GTGACGCTCGTCGACACCCACGCGCATCTCGATCAGCAAGAGTTTGACTCCGATCGCGCCGCCGTCATCGAGCGCGCTAGCGGGGCGGGCGTTAAGCATGTCATCGGCGTCAGCGTCGGACTCCAGTCGAGCTTGGCCCTCTTGAAACTGGCCGGCGATTTCCCGGGTATGCATGTCGCCGTTGGAGTGCATCCCAATTACACCCACGAGGCCCAATCCGGCGATTGGGACCAGATCTGCGCTCTCGCGCGACAGCCGCGCGTCGTCGCGCTGGGCGAAACGGGTCTCGATCGTTATCGCGACTACGCGCCCTTCGCCTTGCAGCAGGACTACTTCGAGCGACATATCCGCCTTTCGCAGGAAACTGGCCTCCCCTTCATCGTGCATGCCCGTGATAGTCTGCCAGACATACTCGAAATGCTGCGCGCGGCGCGTGTTCGCGGCCCGCTCACGGGCGTGATGCACTCATACACCGGCGACATCCACACCGCCCGAGAATGTATCGACCTGGGATTGTATGTGAGCTTTGCTGGCATGCTCACTTTCAAGAAGTCGCAAGAACTACGCGCCGTCGCGACCGAAATTCCCGCGGATCGTTTGCTGGTGGAAACGGATTCTCCCTACCTCTCGCCGGAGCCATTTCGCGGCAAGCGCAACGAACCCGCGCATGTAGTCCACACGGCGGCCCGTCTGGCCGAAGCCCGCAGCACAAGTGTCGAAGTGATCGCGCGGATCACCACGGCCAACGCGCGGCGACTCTTTCGCCTGCCCGAGTGA
- a CDS encoding NADH-quinone oxidoreductase subunit N, with product MNFVELIQNLVRDTVDVSLPSFLPELILVATIVAMLLLRVLSWNRASGAAAQFLSAWLPLAGAVIALVATTPWFYLSGQASDPNLGSEIFTGMLVHDAFTIYFRALLLLFVVLFVIFTQLSGIPDREDAADFYTLVLGGTIGMCLMASANHLLIVFLAVEMASVPSYALAGMLKGRRQSSEAALKYVVYGAGTAGIMLYGISLLAGVTGTCHLPTVATRLAEILQAGPAMEDRYMVLVLGGLMTMVGLAFKLSAFPFHFWCPDVFEGASAEVNAYLSVASKAAALALLVRVGLGLGYVPESREPRLVEPPPAEVAVASAAKVHVVRYAEEGDPPAEAPAANESRAAINQTLAPVRQFAVWVVGFLAALTCTFGNLAAYGQTNIKRLLAYSTIAHAGYMMMPIAAALQMVGTNPNGAADAISGMAFYVGAYLFMNLGAFAIVAFLRNALRSEEIDDYAGLVRRCPGMVVAFSIILFSLIGMPPLVGFMAKVAIFYPLVESGQYALLVIACLNTVVSLFYYLRVVKVMTLDPEPEHRLPVEFSMLSLAGAYVVFITAPVVALAIRNDTLFDWTKAAASSLLS from the coding sequence GTGAATTTTGTCGAACTAATTCAAAATCTGGTCCGCGACACAGTCGATGTCTCGCTGCCGTCGTTTTTGCCCGAGTTGATTCTGGTGGCGACGATTGTGGCGATGTTGTTGCTCCGTGTGCTTAGTTGGAACCGCGCGAGCGGCGCAGCAGCGCAATTCCTGTCGGCATGGCTTCCGCTGGCCGGCGCCGTGATTGCTTTGGTGGCCACCACACCTTGGTTCTACCTGAGCGGCCAGGCCAGCGATCCCAACCTCGGCAGCGAGATCTTCACCGGCATGCTGGTGCACGACGCTTTCACCATCTACTTTCGGGCGTTGCTCTTGTTGTTCGTCGTGTTGTTCGTGATCTTCACCCAGCTTTCGGGCATTCCCGATCGTGAAGACGCCGCCGATTTCTATACTTTGGTGCTAGGCGGCACGATCGGTATGTGTCTGATGGCCTCGGCGAATCACCTGTTAATCGTCTTTCTCGCCGTCGAAATGGCCAGCGTTCCGTCGTACGCTTTGGCCGGCATGCTCAAAGGTCGGCGGCAATCGAGCGAGGCGGCGCTCAAATACGTCGTTTATGGCGCCGGTACGGCCGGCATCATGCTGTATGGCATCAGCCTCTTGGCGGGCGTAACCGGCACTTGCCACCTGCCCACCGTCGCCACTCGCCTGGCCGAAATCCTGCAAGCTGGCCCGGCGATGGAAGATCGCTACATGGTGCTGGTGCTGGGCGGATTGATGACCATGGTTGGGCTGGCGTTCAAGCTCAGCGCGTTTCCATTTCACTTCTGGTGCCCCGACGTGTTTGAGGGCGCCAGCGCCGAGGTGAACGCCTATCTCTCGGTGGCCTCGAAGGCCGCTGCGCTGGCCCTCTTGGTGCGAGTCGGACTAGGACTTGGCTACGTCCCCGAATCACGCGAGCCGCGCTTGGTCGAACCGCCACCGGCGGAGGTCGCGGTCGCCAGCGCCGCCAAGGTGCATGTGGTGCGCTATGCCGAAGAAGGGGATCCCCCGGCCGAAGCGCCCGCGGCAAACGAGTCGCGCGCGGCGATCAACCAAACATTGGCGCCCGTACGACAGTTTGCTGTTTGGGTGGTTGGCTTCCTGGCGGCCCTCACGTGCACCTTTGGCAATCTTGCCGCCTACGGTCAAACCAATATCAAGCGCCTGCTGGCCTATTCCACAATTGCTCACGCCGGCTACATGATGATGCCCATCGCCGCCGCGCTGCAGATGGTCGGAACCAATCCCAACGGGGCGGCCGACGCCATCTCGGGCATGGCGTTTTACGTTGGCGCCTACTTGTTCATGAACCTGGGCGCCTTCGCGATCGTCGCGTTCTTGCGCAACGCGCTTCGTAGCGAGGAAATCGACGACTACGCCGGTTTGGTACGTCGCTGTCCGGGCATGGTGGTCGCATTCTCGATCATTCTGTTCAGCCTGATTGGCATGCCACCCCTCGTGGGCTTCATGGCCAAAGTGGCCATCTTCTATCCGTTGGTCGAATCGGGCCAATACGCCTTGTTGGTCATCGCCTGCTTGAATACTGTCGTCAGCCTGTTCTATTACCTTCGGGTGGTCAAAGTGATGACCCTCGATCCCGAGCCAGAGCATCGCTTGCCGGTCGAGTTTTCGATGCTCTCGTTGGCTGGCGCGTACGTGGTGTTCATCACCGCACCCGTGGTAGCGTTGGCAATCCGCAACGACACTTTGTTCGATTGGACCAAGGCGGCTGCGTCGTCGCTGTTGTCGTAA